The proteins below are encoded in one region of Engystomops pustulosus chromosome 8, aEngPut4.maternal, whole genome shotgun sequence:
- the LOC140074692 gene encoding uncharacterized protein: MADPALLALLEEKLRREGSGWLTPLLVQPDPSAPVSAAPIPPQLGARPARRSRAPCRLSPSPIKKRSRVRGPSLTPASVPPAAERTLRSAKSKGRASAAAGSRPAAEVIAPCGEGMWSTSAPTSPHPDNLAVPASTVQVADAPPAGPPPKQPGRLARGFGLGASSSNVVPSAQFQESPQPSQVIVTAQPPAPNSTLPSSHTFTPPPPPPLPPPLSDAAGAGDREFSCEPANRRYAVSVAGDSRARYDRSCSRSSVARSCTVFPQRRGRSRAGSHACSPEVRCRHRSRSARSFSRSSYASRRRSRSHGRDSRCSGGTSWGRTYSRRSSSSSSGGYTRSRDRRSRRWQRISSPHGVEDARVPPTAPLAAQPSTTVAPPPVPGSQVPATTGGSQLTVWLVTPTTFIYFGRREGQRCAQEG, from the exons ATGGCGGACCCTGCTTTGCTAGCTTTGCTGGAGGAGAAGTTGAGGAGAGAGGGCTCCGGCTGGCTGACCCCCTTGTTGGTCCAGCCGGATCCCTCTGCTCCCGTGTCAGCTGCTCCGATTCCCCCTCAGTTAGGTGCCCGTCCTGCACGGCGCAGTCGTGCGCCGTGCAGGCTTAGCCCATCCCCCATAAAGAAGCGGAGCCGAGTGCGGGGTCCGTCGCTGACCCCTGCCTCGGTGCCGCCGGCAGCAGAGCGCACGCTGCGCTCTGCTAAATCAAAGGGTCGCGCCTCCGCTGCGGCTGGCAGTCGGCCAGCGGCGGAGGTGATCGCCCCGTGCGGGGAGGGGATGTGGAGCACGTCTGCTCCTACATCCCCTCATCCGGACAACCTGGCTGTGCCTGCGAGCACAGTGCAGGTTGCAGAtgctccccctgctggtcctCCGCCCAAACAGCCTGGCAGATTAGCTAGAGGGTTTGGGCTGGGGGCCAGCTCTTCTAATGTGGTGCCATCTGCCCAGTTTCAGGAGTCCCCCCAACCCTCACAAGTGATAGTGACGGCGCAGCCGCCTGCACCAAACAGCACACTGCCCTCCTCACACACATTCACCCCGCCCCCTCCCCCGCCACTTCCCCCCCCCCTGTCGGATGCCGCTGGGGCGGGCGATAGGGAGTTTAGTTGTGAACCTGCGAATCGCCGGTACGCAGTTTCTGTGGCCGGTGATTCGCGGGCCCGTTATGATAGGAGTTGTAGCCGCTCCAGCGTCGCCCGCAGCTGCACGGTATTCCCGCAGCGCAGGGGTCGCTCGAGGGCTGGGTCACATGCGTGCAGTCCGGAGGTACGGTGTAGGCACCGATCCCGCTCGGCTCGTTCTTTTTCCCGCTCATCCTATGCAAGCAGACGGCGGTCTAGGTCTCATGGTAGAGACAGCAGGTGTTCTGGTGGAACCAGCTGGGGCCGGACATATTCCAGGCGCTCTTCGTCCTCGTCCAGTGGTGGTTACACCCGCTCCCGAGACAGGCGGTCAAGGAGATGGCAGCGCATTTCTTCTCCTCATGGGGTGGAAGACGCGAGGGTACCTCCCACGGCTCCTCTGGCTGCGCAGCCCAGCACTACTGTGGCGCCTCCTCCTGTTCCGGGGTCCCAGGTCCCTGCTACGACCG GTGGCAGTCAACTGACGGTGTGGTTGGTCACACCAACCACATTCATATATTTTGGGCGGCGAGAAGGGCAGCGGTGCGCCCAGGAGGGCTGA